GCTTTACTCCTATTATTATTGCGGTAAGTGTTGTAGTTGGAATAGGAATCGGAACATTTTATACCAAGCACTACTCTGGAAGCAGATTGGGTATAATAAACAGTTCGTCGAACAAACTAAATGCACTGCTGCGGATTATTGATGACCAGTATGTAGACACAGTTAACATGACGGAACTGGTTGAGAACGCTATGCCGCAAATATTAGCGGAGTTAGATCCGCATTCAAAATATATTCCCGCAAAAGATTTAGAAGCGGCCAATTCCGAACTGGAAGGAAGTTTCAGTGGTATAGGAATAGAATTCCATATTCAGGATGACACCATTTACATTAATAGAGTAGTAAAAGGAGGTCCGTCTGAAAAAGTAGGATTAATGCCGGGTGATTTGATCATAAAGGTTAATGACTCTCTTTTTGTTGGTAAGAAACTGACCCAGGAACTTGCTTTACGTAAACTTAAAGGGAAAAAAGGAACTCAGGTTAAACTGAGTGTCAAGCGTCTTGGAGAGAAAAAATTACTCACTTTCAATATTGTAAGGGGTGATATTCCGGTTACAAGTGTTACAGCTGCATATATGCTCAATGATAAGGTGGGTTATGTAAACGTAAACAAGTTTGGACGTACTACCCATATTGAACTATTGAATGCTCTGGCAATGCTAAATCAAAAGAATTGTAAAGGACTTATCATTGATTTAAGAGGTAATACAGGCGGATTCATGGAAGCTGCAACTCGGATGGTAAACGAATTTCTGCCTGAAGGAAAACTGATAGTTTACACGGAAGGAAGAAAATATCCACGTACTGAAGAGTTTGCTAATGGAACAGGAAGCTGTCAAAAATTACCGATTGTAGTTTTAGTGGACGAAGGTTCGGCCTCAGCCAGCGAAATCTTTGCGGGGGCTATTCAGGACAACGACCGAGGAATAATAATAGGAAGACGTTCTTTTGGAAAAGGACTGGTACAGCAGCCAATTGAATTTAGTGACGGCTCAGCAATTCGTCTGACCATTGCACGTTATTATACTCCTTCAGGAAGATGTATTCAGCGTCCTTACGTAAACGGTAACGATGAGAATTATGAAATGGACTGGCTATATCGTTATGACCGGGGCGAATTTTTCTCAAAAGATAGCATTAAGCTGGATAAGAAGCTACGCTATTTTACCAGTCTGGGCAGAACTGTTTACGGAGGTGGTGGCATTATGCCCGATATATTTGTTCCGCAAGATACAATTGGGTCTACCTCATATTATACATCTACTATGAGTAAAGGATTGGATATTCTCTTCGGATTTAAATACACCGACCAGAACAGGAATAAACTGAATCAATTCACTGACGCAAATTCCTTAATAAACTATTTGAAAAGACAAAATCTTGTAGATCAGTTTGCCAATTTTGCTGAGAAGAATGGAATAAAAAGAAGGAATCTGCTGATTCGCACCTCATATAAATTAATTGAAAAGAGGCTTTTCAGCCGAATTGTTGACAGCATGCTGGGTGAGGAAGAGTTTTACAGGTATATCAATCAAACAGATAAAACTGTATTAAAAGCTGTTGAAGTCCTTATGAAAGGACAGGCGTTCCCTGCAACTCCGCCCAGAACCAATACACAAAAGAAAAAATAATATTCAGATATAAAAACACCCCGGAAATCTTACGATTTGCCGGGGTTATTTAGTTGTCCTATACATGATCCGTATACTCAAAAAGAAACTTAGAAAACATATTTCAGATCAGAAATCTCAAATGACAGAAGAGCAATTTACAGCTTTCTCAGAAGATTTATTCATGCATCTGGAGTCACTTTCTTTTTTTCAAGAAGCAAGGACCATTTTACTTTATCACTCCTTAAAAGATGAGGTAAGGACACATGCTTTTATTGAAAAGTGGAGATCTAAAAAAACAATTCTACTCCCCATAGTAGAAGGAGAAGATCTACAATTAAAGGTATACAACGGTTCCTCTTATTTAAAGACGGGAGCATACGGGATAAAAGAACCTGTTGGAGAAACGTTCACCGATTATGAAAAAATAGATCTGACTATTATTCCGGGAGTAGCATTCGACTCTCACGGAAACCGTTTGGGAAGAGGGAAAGGATATTATGACCGCTTGCTTCCAAAGATTAAGGCATATAAAATAGGTATTTGTTTTTCATTTCAAATAACCGAAAAAATCCCAACTGAAGATCACGACACACAAATGAATTTAATAATTACAGAAAAGGGGATAGTCACCGAAAAATAATATTAGTAATAACTTGCGCTCCTACCTGACGATTCAGGTTTTTTACCAACAGTTCCCGCCCCATCATTAACTCCTGTCGCAATGCTGCGGAACTCAAATGCACATATAAAATCTGGTTCTTTATAAAAAGTCCTTTGGTATAGGAAGCTATTCCAGGACCTAGCACTACAGCCCATGCGTCGATCAAACGTTGTTCATTCAACGGTGATTCAAGCCGCTCATCCCGCAAGAATTTCCGGATAGCATCACCTATTTGTACTGCATTGTTCTTTTTCATAAAGCTTCGCTCCTACCCTCGTTAATATATCCATTTACCACCTCAAACATTTTATAGTCGCTTTCCATTTTTTGCAAAATCTTATCCAGATGATCCCGGTTTGTATCAGTAATAAAAATC
The Bacteroides sedimenti genome window above contains:
- a CDS encoding S41 family peptidase; translation: MSTNKSSRFTPIIIAVSVVVGIGIGTFYTKHYSGSRLGIINSSSNKLNALLRIIDDQYVDTVNMTELVENAMPQILAELDPHSKYIPAKDLEAANSELEGSFSGIGIEFHIQDDTIYINRVVKGGPSEKVGLMPGDLIIKVNDSLFVGKKLTQELALRKLKGKKGTQVKLSVKRLGEKKLLTFNIVRGDIPVTSVTAAYMLNDKVGYVNVNKFGRTTHIELLNALAMLNQKNCKGLIIDLRGNTGGFMEAATRMVNEFLPEGKLIVYTEGRKYPRTEEFANGTGSCQKLPIVVLVDEGSASASEIFAGAIQDNDRGIIIGRRSFGKGLVQQPIEFSDGSAIRLTIARYYTPSGRCIQRPYVNGNDENYEMDWLYRYDRGEFFSKDSIKLDKKLRYFTSLGRTVYGGGGIMPDIFVPQDTIGSTSYYTSTMSKGLDILFGFKYTDQNRNKLNQFTDANSLINYLKRQNLVDQFANFAEKNGIKRRNLLIRTSYKLIEKRLFSRIVDSMLGEEEFYRYINQTDKTVLKAVEVLMKGQAFPATPPRTNTQKKK
- a CDS encoding 5-formyltetrahydrofolate cyclo-ligase; this encodes MIRILKKKLRKHISDQKSQMTEEQFTAFSEDLFMHLESLSFFQEARTILLYHSLKDEVRTHAFIEKWRSKKTILLPIVEGEDLQLKVYNGSSYLKTGAYGIKEPVGETFTDYEKIDLTIIPGVAFDSHGNRLGRGKGYYDRLLPKIKAYKIGICFSFQITEKIPTEDHDTQMNLIITEKGIVTEK
- a CDS encoding DUF721 domain-containing protein; this translates as MKKNNAVQIGDAIRKFLRDERLESPLNEQRLIDAWAVVLGPGIASYTKGLFIKNQILYVHLSSAALRQELMMGRELLVKNLNRQVGAQVITNIIFR